The genomic DNA GGACGGGAGCGGACTCGCGCGTCGAACCGGTACGCGGCGCTCCGCGAGGCGGGCGTCCCGCTGGCGTTCGGGAGCGATACGATGCCGCTGGGTCCGCTGTTCGGCGTCCAGCAGGCCGTCACCGCCCCGGCCGAGGCCCAGCGGCTCGACGTGACCGACGCGCTCCGGGCGTACACCCGCGGCGCGGCGTACGCGTTGCGCGACGAGGATCGGTTCGGCGTCGTCGAGCCGGGCAAGCAGGCGGACCTGGTCGTCCTCGACGAGTCACCGTGGAACGTCGCCCCCGACGCCATCGCCGACATCGACGTGGCGGCAACGCTGGTCGGCGGTGAGCTGACGTACCGCGGAAGCGACTTCTGACGGGCTGAGACGCCGGTCTGGCGCCCGTCCCGGGTCCTCAGGGTCACCCAGCCGGTCCGCCTGTGACGGACCGATTTCTGCCGATGGGCCACATCAACATCGGATTCCTCTCCACGACCCGTCTTTGTAGAGAAAATCTTTTCATAGCTGGATACACTACGTCAGGTACTTCCAAGGTGTCTCACCGTGCCGAAGATGGAAACAGCGGACATCGAGACGGACCTGAGCCTCTTCAAGTACGACAACCTCGAACAGCTCCCGCCGGCCTACCGGGAGCTCTCCGAGGCCGAGCGTACCGACCGGATCGAGGCCGCACTGGACGAACTCGGGGACGACGTCGTCATCCTCGGTCACAACTACCAGCGTCGGGAGATCGTCGAGCACGCGGACTTCATCGGTGACTCCTACCAGCTGAGCAAGGAGGCCGCCAACGCCGACGCCGACTACGTGGTCTTCGGGGGTGTCACCTTCATGGCCGAGTCCGCGGACATCATCACGGACGACGACCAGACGGTCATCCTCCCGTCGATGGAGGCCTCGTGCCCGATGGCGGGCATGGCCGAGGCGCTCCAGGTGGACGCCGCGTGGGCCGAGATCACCGAGGCCGCCCCGGACGCGAACATCATCCCCATCACGTACATGAACAGCTACGCCGACCTGAAGGCGTTCTGCGCCGAGCAGGGCGGGCTGGTCTGTACCTCCTCGAACGCGCACAGGGCGTTCGAGTACGGATTCGACAAGGGCGACAAGGTCCTGTTCCTCCCGGACAAGCACCTCGGCGAGAACACCGCCCACCGGCTCGGGATGGAGGACTCC from Haloglomus litoreum includes the following:
- the nadA gene encoding quinolinate synthase NadA; this translates as METADIETDLSLFKYDNLEQLPPAYRELSEAERTDRIEAALDELGDDVVILGHNYQRREIVEHADFIGDSYQLSKEAANADADYVVFGGVTFMAESADIITDDDQTVILPSMEASCPMAGMAEALQVDAAWAEITEAAPDANIIPITYMNSYADLKAFCAEQGGLVCTSSNAHRAFEYGFDKGDKVLFLPDKHLGENTAHRLGMEDSIVEWDPWDPEGASAEEAAEADIILWDGYCQVHERFREHHIEDIREEHPDVNVVVHPECRREVVEAADVVGSTSTICQTVEEAEPGDKWAIGTEIHLANHLSRWHPEVEVLPLCGDACMDCNAMRQIDPNYLTWVLEELVEGRERNVIEVAPGEKELARLALDRMLEI